A stretch of Ascochyta rabiei chromosome 6, complete sequence DNA encodes these proteins:
- a CDS encoding putative phosphoglycerate mutase pmu1, giving the protein MDLQLLTSSRSLLNTTLVDMLVDMVAPSLLYGLLAAASMVNAASPKKQIRYEVVSGIFQQDDSATDPSTFDFIHSNFGLINRTYPSDPKTPDSKYATQWQRLNKYIKDLNKEKKTRYSLLFLGRHGEGFHNAAESYFGTPAWNCYWSELDGNGTVTWADAKLTHAGIKQAQDVNTFWKHLIADEKITPPESYYTSPLYRCLDTAKLTFASLTLPNKSPFVPTVKERLREGISAHTCDRRSTKSYIHQNFPSYRFEKNFAEADPYWTELMAEPQADQDIRSKQVLDDIFTSDDSTYISITSHSGEIGSLLRVLGHRVFRLATGAAIPVLVKQTTSTADAPATTPVPWNAQPTCTAPPTIRDASCNDCSCCL; this is encoded by the exons ATGGACCTCCAACTGCTGACGTCGTCGCGCTCTCTGCTCAACACCACCCTCGTCGATATGCTCGTCGACATGGTGGCCCCGTCGCTGCTGTACGGCCTTCTCGCCGCTGCCTCCATGGTCAACGCCGCCTCGCCCAAGAAGCAGATCAGGTACGAGGTCGTCTCGGGCATCTTCCAGCAAGACGACAGCGCCACCGACCCCAGCACGTTCGACTTCATCCACTCCAACTTCGGCCTCATCAACCGCACCTACCCCAGTGACCCCAAGACCCCGGACAGCAAGTATGCGACCCAGTGGCAGCGGCTCAACAAGTACATCAAGGACCTGaacaaggagaagaagacgcGCTACTCCCTGCTGTTCCTTGGCCGCCACGGCGAGGGCTTCCACAACGCCGCCGAGTCCTACTTCGGCACCCCCGCCTGGAACTGCTACTGGTCCGAGCTGGACGGCAACGGCACCGTCACCTGGGCAGATGCAAAGCTCACCCACGCAGGCATCAAGCAAGCCCAAGACGTCAACACCTTCTGGAAGCACCTGATCGCCGACGAGAAGATCACGCCCCCGGAGTCGTACTACACCAGCCCGCTGTACCGCTGCCTCGACACGGCAAAACTCACCTTTGCCAGCCTGACCCTGCCCAACAAGTCCCCCTTTGTCCCTACCGTCAAAGAGCGCCTCCGCGAGGGCATCAGCGCACACACGTGCGACCGCCGCAGCACAAAGTCCTACATCCACCAGAACTTCCCCAGCTACAGGTTCGAGAAGAACTTCGCCGAAGCCGACCCCTACTGGACCGAGCTCATGGCTGAGCCGCAAGCCGACCAGGACATCCGCTCCAAGCAGGTCCTGGACGACATCTTCACCAGCGACGACAGCACCTACATCTCCATCACGTCGCACTCGGGCGAGATTGGCAGTCTGTTGCGCG TCCTCGGCCACCGCGTCTTCAGACTCGCAACCGGCGCCGCGATCCCCGTGCTCGTCAAGCAAACCACCAGCACGGCTGATGCGCCCGCTACTACCCCCGTGCCGTGGAATGCACAGCCCACGTGCACCGCGCCGCCGACTATTCGCGATGCTAGCTGCAATGACTGCTCGTGCTGCCTCTAG
- a CDS encoding WD repeat-containing protein jip5 produces MFENVCAIPLDYDLFAQAIHPHEPIVAVGLASGHVQTYRLPGDAANTTASARGVGHVDTVWKTRRHKGSCRTLGFSLDGLQLHSAGTDGIVKVADTTTGQVAAKLAVPLEAARGAVDAPALVHALSPQSLILATDSSAVHIYDLRALGPARAPRPQATHRPHDDYVSSLTPLPPTDASTSGFSKQWVTTGGSTLAVTDLRRGVMVRSEDQEEELLSSVIVSGLSRKGSNVGEKLLVGGGNGVLTLWERGVWDDQDERITVDRSKGGGESLDALALLPAGVGPGGKIAAVGLGNGDLPFVRIGQNKVVAELKHDELSQEGVLGLGFDVTGRMISGGGRTVKVWGEKGALAAAADEEEGEDEEGEDDDDDDEDAGPGTKRTLASASDNASDDDSSSEEEQQSKRKKRKRNKGRQQRGHGILQFSGLD; encoded by the exons atgTTCGAGAACGTGTGCGCCATCCCGCTCGACTACGACCTGTTCGCCCAGGCCATCCACCCACACGAGCCCATCGTCGCCGTCGGGCTGGCCTCGGGCCACGTGCAGACGTACCGGCTGCCCGGCGACGCGGCCAACACCACGGCGTCGGCGCGCGGGGTCGGGCACGTCGACACGGTGTGGAAGACGCGGCGGCACAAGGGCAGCTGCCGCACCCTCGGCTTCAGCCTCGACGGCCTGCAGCTGCACTCGGCCGGCACCGACGGCATCGTCAAGGTCGCCGACACGACCACGGGCCAGGTCGCCGCCAAGCTGGCCGTCCCTCTGGAGGC CGCACGCGGCGCCGTCGACGCCCCCGCCCTCGTCCACGCCCTCTCCCCGCAGTCGCTGATCCTCGCCACCGACTCGTCCGCCGTCCACATCTACGACCTGCGCGCCCTCGGCCCCGCCCGCGCCCCCAGGCCCCAGGCCACCCACCGCCCCCACGACGACTACGTCTCCTCGCTCACCCCGCTGCCGCCCACCGACGCCAGCACCAGCGGCTTCAGCAAGCAGTGGGTCACCACCGGCGGCAGCACCCTCGCCGTCACCGACCTGCGCCGCGGCGTCATGGTGCGCTCCGAGGACCAGGAGGAGGAGCTGCTGAGCTCCGTCATCGTCTCCGGCCTGTCCAGGAAGGGCTCCAACGTCGGCGAGAAGCTCCTGGTCGGCGGCGGCAACGGCGTCCTGACCCTGTGGGAGCGCGGCGTCTGGGACGACCAGGACGAGCGCATCACCGTCGACCGCTCCAAGGGCGGCGGCGAGAGCCTCGACGCCCTGGCCCTGCTGCCTGCCGGCGTCGGCCCTGGCGGCAAAATCGCGGCCGTTGGCCTCGGCAACGGCGACCTGCCCTTCGTCAGGATCGGGCAGAACAAGGTCGTGGCCGAGCTCAAGCACGACGAGCTGTCGCAGGAGGGCGTCCTCGGCCTGGGCTTCGACGTGACGGGCCGCATGATCAGCGGCGGCGGCCGCACCGTCAAGGTGTGGGGCGAGAAGGGCGCCCTGGCCGCCGCAGCCGACGAGGAAGAgggcgaggacgaggagggcgaggacgacgacgacgacgacgaagatgCTGGCCCCGGCACAAAGCGCACCCTCGCGTCCGCCTCGGACAACGCcagcgacgacgacagcAGCAGCGAGGAGGAGCAACAGAGCAAGCGCAAGAAGAGAAAGCGCAACAAGGGCAGGCAGCAGCGCGGCCACGGCATCCTGCAATTCTCTGGCCTGGACTAG
- a CDS encoding Glutaminyl-peptide cyclotransferase, with amino-acid sequence MYFALALLSLVSIFSRSLAYHDLSDDSLKSLPSPGDDFNIKTGALLAPILRPRVSGTEGNVAVRQHFIDFFKTHLPEWRIELHNSTSTTPVSKGKEVPFVNLIATRDPPGTNEGDVSRLALVAHYDSKLTPKGFIGATDSAAPCAMLLHAARTLDAALTKKWAGGAGDDLDVGHKGVQILLLDGEEAFRSWTDSDSLYGARALAEDWESTFHTAASTYRTPLDSMELFVLLDLLGSAGPRVPSYFKTTHWAYKHMATVEDRLRKLKLLRSSPNHPDRMAKRENKKPRAEPHFLYEKNKADSSFMGGFVQDDHVPFMARGVEILHIIPTPFPRVWHEIEDDGEHLDMDTVEDWTKIVTAFAAEWMELEGFLDFKAERRRDSVVEKSEL; translated from the exons ATGTATTTCGCTCTTGCCCTGCTGTCGCTTGTTTCGATCTTCTCCCGCAGTCTTGCCTACCATGACCTCAGCGACGATTCGCTCAAGAGCCTTCCCAGCCCAGGCGATGACTTCAACATCAAGACTGGAGCACTGCTGGCGCCCATTCTACGACCGCGGGTGTCAGGGACGGAGGGCAATGTGGCGGTGCGACAGCATTTCATCGACTTCTTCAAGACGCACCTGCCGGAATGGCGCATTGAGCTGCACAACTCAACTTCTACGACGCCAGTGAGCAAGGGGAAGGAAGTGCCTTTCGTCAACCTGATTGCAACTCGCGATCCGCCTGGAACCAATGAGGGCGATGTCTCCCGGCTGGCACTGGTAGCGCACTACGACAGCAAACTCACACCGAAAGGATTTATTGGTGCAACAGACAGCGCAGCGCCGTGCGCCATGCTGCTACACGCTGCGCGCACACTTGATGCGGCGTTGACCAAGAAGTGGGCGGGAGGAGCCGGCGACGACCTGGATGTGGGGCACAAGGGCGTGCAGATATTGTTGCTGGACGGCGAGGAGGCCTTCAGGAGCTGGACCGACTCAGACAGCCTGTACGGCGCACG TGCTCTGGCTGAAGATTGGGAATCAACTTTCCACACGGCCGCCTCGACATACCGTACGCCCCTCGACTCGATGGAGCTCTTTGTGCTGCTCGATCTACTGGGCTCCGCCGGCCCACGCGTACCTTCGTACTTCAAGACAACTCATTGGGCATACAAGCATATGGCTACTGTCGAAGACCGCCTGCGCAAGCTCAAGCTGCTACGCTCATCGCCGAACCACCCTGATCGCATGGCGAAGCGTGAAAACAAGAAGCCGCGCGCCGAGCCGCACTTCCTATACGAAAAGAACAAAGCCGACAGTTCTTTCATGGGCGGCTTTGTGCAGGACGACCATGTGCCTTTCATGGCGAGAGGTGTGGAGATTCTGCACATCATTCCAACGCCATTTCCACGAGTGTGGCATGAGATTGAGGATGATGGAGAGCATTTAGATATGGACACTGTAGAAGATTGGACGAAGATAGTCACAGCATTCGCAGCTGAGTGGATGGAGTTGGAAGGCTTCTTGGACTTCAAAGCAGAGAGGCGACGGGATTCGGTAGTGGAGAAGTCGGAACTGTAA
- a CDS encoding Glutaminyl-peptide cyclotransferase, which yields MAAAHRRGGKHAVKDEDLTHTKYDHYTREELLAAVKEAGCYVKDDKKSTMARKLAKHDQDLQFSARRAAQEQKEKKEKKQQELKDAAKAKKDRRRARGKRNNDRGRRREHGEDVSSNSEDTVDADEQDRYDAQKLTVTGGEALSDETWEDTASESTIQSRNPPIEPECKLRLFEWSYIAMPPKSQLPCAGEEQFPRQLTYASLKLITTQTREKITLPGLKYPAGVDPDYVPVLDPCTRAAVRHGHMIGLLAHATIEPASTWASRTLVQGWNGRMYFSLPLRDDVKNRQLIDVYQKWNLGNMKLLRSTPGAVDPKADHRHRFAQRLTNKRKQVADVYEACRWRPLAVSYVPSYLDWERGIKSASLTHFEKSIDNLYYVRFPGCDLPHYYFWAGKSESSDPTTPNTAWTVSLEQKVNTQAVATANTPPSQAPFRIKKLSTVSSLRHDSPGHPGPDATLSSIEIDLCTHGLSATLAKHKTFAVSTGKAQAWNIFTERMPVLYPSGELPDAPPVKPTQDMCVAEKIAALQLGRGFLPFNGEESWTKDDDAVWDVVSGDSNTCNAELETTSSAGTSSIEDEVDALYRRDSMDFLPRTQDKRIYDWLEHISSAYSPKTAPLSPTVKDPEHMPEPKSRFCPPDNADTGPTCPFCNVTWGSLKDWEKAEHMLSHSHISPIHTVAAPSLINAIGVGAKRRHSLLSITTLRSYHARGKGTKMLRIDVCADLAERWAKLGRKDSPFTKEVKRVRALERICSVDLVFEPEFEGGMEVESEGSEWFGDDEGGGEEECF from the coding sequence ATGGCGGCAGCTCATCGACGTGGCGGCAAGCATGCCGTCAAAGATGAGGATCTCACCCATACGAAATATGACCACTACACACGCGAGGAGCTTCTTGCGGCTGTGAAAGAGGCCGGCTGCTACGTCAAAGATGACAAGAAGAGCACCATGGCCAGAAAGCTTGCTAAACACGATCAAGATTTACAATTCTCTGCCAGGAGAGCGGCACAGGAGCAGAAGGAgaaaaaggagaagaaacAACAAGAGCTCAAAGACGCGGCTAAGGCAAAGAAAGATCGGAGAAGAGCGAGAGGGAAGCGCAACAATGACCGAGGCAGAAGGCGCGAACATGGAGAAGACGTCAGCTCCAACTCCGAGGACACTGTTGATGCTGATGAGCAGGACAGGTACGATGCACAGAAGCTTACAGTGACTGGTGGTGAAGCGCTCAGCGACGAGACGTGGGAGGATACTGCTTCCGAGTCAACAATCCAGTCCAGAAACCCACCCATCGAACCAGAATGCAAGCTGAGGCTGTTTGAATGGTCCTACATCGCCATGCCACCGAAGTCCCAGCTGCCGTGTGCAGGGGAAGAACAGTTTCCGAGACAGCTCACGTACGCGTCTTTGAAGCTTATCACGACACAGACCCGTGAGAAGATTACACTTCCAGGCCTGAAGTATCCAGCAGGCGTCGATCCAGATTACGTGCCTGTTCTCGACCCATGTACACGGGCTGCTGTGCGTCATGGACACATGATCGGCCTTCTGGCTCACGCGACAATCGAGCCTGCATCCACATGGGCGTCTCGCACTCTCGTCCAGGGCTGGAACGGGCGCATGTACTTCTCCCTCCCACTGCGCGATGATGTGAAGAACCGTCAACTCATCGATGTGTACCAGAAATGGAATCTTGGGAACATGAAGTTACTACGCTCGACGCCAGGGGCTGTAGATCCAAAGGCAGACCACCGACACAGATTTGCACAGCGTCTCACGAATAAAAGGAAGCAAGTTGCCGATGTGTATGAAGCGTGTCGATGGCGGCCGCTTGCGGTGAGCTATGTGCCGAGTTACCTTGATTGGGAGAGAGGGATCAAGAGTGCTTCTCTCACGCATTTTGAGAAGTCGATCGATAATCTGTACTACGTTCGTTTCCCGGGCTGCGATCTCCCGCACTACTACTTCTGGGCAGGGAAGAGCGAATCGAGTGATCCTACGACGCCAAACACGGCTTGGACGGTATCATTAGAGCAAAAGGTCAACACGCAGGCGGTGGCTACTGCCAATACACCTCCGTCACAGGCTCCGTTTAGGATCAAGAAACTCAGCACGGTTTCTTCGCTCCGCCACGACTCACCCGGTCACCCAGGACCTGATGCTACACTCTCCTCTATTGAGATCGATCTTTGCACGCATGGGCTATCAGCTACCCTCGCCAAGCACAAAACATTTGCCGTCTCTACTGGCAAAGCGCAAGCTTGGAACATCTTCACTGAAAGGATGCCCGTACTGTATCCCAGTGGCGAGCTACCTGATGCCCCTCCTGTCAAACCAACGCAAGACATGTGTGTTGCTGAGAAGATCGCTGCTCTCCAGCTTGGGCGTGGCTTCCTACCGTTCAACGGCGAAGAAAGCTGGACGAAGGACGACGATGCTGTGTGGGATGTTGTCTCTGGCGACAGCAACACATGCAATGCAGAACTAGAAACTACTTCCTCAGCCGGGACCAGCTCGATTGAAGACGAAGTAGACGCTCTTTACCGACGCGATAGCATGGACTTTCTGCCACGCACACAAGACAAACGCATATACGACTGGCTCGAGCACATCAGCTCTGCCTACTCACCAAAGACAGCCCCGCTCTCGCCGACTGTCAAGGACCCGGAGCACATGCCAGAGCCGAAATCTCGGTTTTGCCCTCCAGACAACGCGGACACAGGGCCCACGTGTCCGTTCTGCAACGTAACCTGGGGTTCACTAAAGGACTGGGAGAAAGCAGAGCACATGCTCTCCCACTCCCACATTTCCCCCATCCACACCGTCGCAGCGCCCTCCCTTATCAATGCAATCGGTGTAGGTGCAAAGCGTCGGCATAGTCTGCTCAGTATCACAACGCTTCGTTCCTATCATGCCAGGGGAAAGGGGACAAAGATGCTAAGGATAGATGTATGTGCTGATTTAGCTGAGCGATGGGCGAAGCTAGGCAGGAAGGATAGCCCGTTCACGAAGGAGGTGAAGAGGGTGAGGGCGCTCGAGAGGATATGTAGTGTGGATTTGGTGTTCGAGCCTGAGTTCGAGGGGGGAATGGAGGTGGAGAGCGAAGGGAGTGAGTGGTTTGGGGATGATGAAGGAGGAGGGGAGGAGGAGTGTTTTTGA
- a CDS encoding Superoxide dismutase translates to MRGTSVLPALLASIFSAPNILASEQQPFEFGKMSAPQYTLPSLPYAYDALEPHISAQIMELHHGKHHQTYITNLNAALKTQAEAVHTSDITSQVSLQQGIKFNAGGHINHSLFWQNLAPASSPEAKSSAAPELVKQIKAVWGDEDKFKEAFNAALLSIQGSGWGWLIKVETGKEQRLAIVTTKDQDPVVGKGEVPIFGVDMWEHAYYLQYLNGKAAYVQNIWNVINWKTAEDRFLGSRADAFKVLKASI, encoded by the exons ATGCGGGGCACATCAGTACTGCCAGCTTTGTTGGCTTCTATCTTCTCTGCACCTAACATCCTTGCTTCAGAACAACAGCCATTCGAATTCGGAAAGATGTCTGCACCACAGTACACACTGCCTTCTCTGCCATATGCATATGAT GCATTGGAACCCCACATCTCCGCTCAAATCATGGAGTTGCACCATGGCAAGCACCACCAGACATACATCACGAATCTTAATGCTGCCCTCAAGACCCAAGCCGAGGCAGTGCACACGTCCGATATCACGTCTCAGGTTTCTCTTCAGCAAGGCATCAAGTTCAATGCTGGTGGACACATCAACCACTCTCTCTTCTGGCAGAACCTCGCTCCAGCGAGCTCTCCTGAAGCAAAGAGTTCTGCTGCTCCCGAGCTTGTCAAGCAGATTAAGGCGGTGTGGGGTGACGAGGACAAATTTAAGGAGGCATTCAACGCAGCACTTCTGAGCATCCAGGGCAGTGGCTGGGGCTGGCTCATCAAGGTCGAGACCGGAAAGGAGCAGAGGCTTGCCATCGTTACGACGAAGGACCAGGACCCCGTTGTTGGCAAGGGCGAAGTCCCGATCTTTGGCGTTGACATGTGGGAGCATGCATACTATCTCCAG TACCTGAACGGCAAAGCTGCATACGTGCAGAACATCTGGAATGTCATCAACTGGAAGACCGCCGAAGATCGTTTCCTGGGCTCGCGCGCAGATGCTTTCAAGGTCCTCAAGGCTTCTATCTAG
- a CDS encoding Salicylate 1-monooxygenase: protein MTVKLTPKPLKVAIVGGGPGGLGTAIALSRIPDVEVTIYEQASVLREVGAGISIGPNSWKVLELLGVADALNSGHPTWTTLNLNGRSGEELHRREKPKTESGYAPIRTQRTKLQSALLSSIQPGTIQLSKKLAHVVDLGDAGVQLHFKDGTSAIADLVVGADGIRSVVRDAAWLDYEIKFTGTTIWRTLLAWDDVKDLDPRFETTAWWHTPTTHVYFSPVGEGLWEIAARAWHDPATHSASKVSWGVPVDNAHVESHFTEYLPQIREALARVPQGGWREFAAFAGPELDTLVAWNNKVVLVGDSSHALSGAFGSGAGFAMEDGWILAQSLAHYNNDLSKALPLFDRIRLSYYARMYAHLASEATRRAKNLQVIGNPSFDERVANKIISDGGADMSWIYNNDIEATWKRAIEKVEAQP, encoded by the exons ATGACTGTTAAACTGACACCTAAGCCTCTAaaagtagctatagtaggaGGCGGCCCTGGCGGCCTGGGAACAGCGATCGCACTCTCAAGGATTCCCGATGTCGAAGTTACAATCTACGAGCAAGCCAGTGTTCTGCGCGAGGTTGGTGCAGGAATCAGCATTGGGCCGAATTCTTGGAAGGTGCTGGAGCTGCTAGGCGTGGCGGATGCTCTGAATAGTGGTCATCCAACATGGACAACACTGAATCT CAATGGACGATCGGGCGAAGAGCTGCATCGGCGTGAAAAGCCGAAAACCGAGTCTGGATATGCACCCATCCGAACACAAAGAACTAAGCTGCAGTCTGCGTTGCTCTCTTCTATCCAGCCTGGAACGATTCAGTTGTCGAAGAAGTTGGCGCATGTAGTCGACCTAGGGGATGCAGGTGTACAATTACATTTCAAAGACGGCACCTCTGCGATTGCCGATCTCGTGGTCGGTGCCGATGGTATCCGCTCG GTGGTTCGTGACGCCGCTTGGCTGGACTATGAAATCAAGTTCACTGGCACTACCATCTGGCGCACGCTGCTGGCCTGGGACGACGTGAAAGACCTGGATCCACGGTTCGAGACCACAGCTTGGTGGCATACGCCAACTACACATGTGTACTTCTCACCTGTAGGTGAAGGGCTGTGGGAAATTGCTGCGAGAGCGTGGCATGACCCAGCAACTCACAGTGCCAGCAAGGTCAGCTGGGGCGTGCCGGTTGACAATGCGCATGTGGAGTCACACTTCACA GAGTATCTCCCCCAAATTCGAGAGGCGCTGGCACGTGTGCCCCAGGGAGGCTGGCGTGAGTTTGCTGCTTTCGCCGGTCCTGAGCTGGACACTCTTGTGGCATGGAACAACAAGGTTGTCCTTGTTGGCGACTCATCACACGCCCTATCTGGAGCTTTTGGGTCTGGCGCCGGCTTTGCCATGGAAGATGGCTGGATCTTGGCTCAGTCGCTGGCGCATTACAACAATGATCTTAGCAAGGCACTGCCACTCTTCGATCGAATTCGTTTGTCATACTATGCGCGTATGTACGCACATCTGGCATCTGAAGCTACGCGACGGGCGAAGAACTTGCAAGTTATCGGCAATCCCTCGTTCGACGAACGAGTGGCTAACAAGATTATTTCCGACGGCGGTGCAGATATGTCTTGGATTTACAACAACGACATCGAAGCCACTTGGAAGCGTGCAATCGAAAAAGTGGAAGCGCAGCCGTGA
- a CDS encoding Ribosomal lysine N-methyltransferase 4, producing MGDFKAATDHFLNWFKSVGGEFRDDLVEIQDLRSQGAGRGIVATKDIPQDCTLFTIPRSAIINVETSDLPKKLPKVFETAFEEEEEDTEPLDPWESLILILLYEHLQGDASRWKPYLDVLPTTFDTPMFWSEAELKELNATVLTQEKIGKQASDEKLRSRIVPVVLQNPSIFYPAGSNQLKEDELLSLAHRMGSTIMAYAFDLDNKEDDSEEDEDGWVVDTDAQTMLGMVPMADILNANADFNAHVNHGDNLEVTSLRADVKTGTEILNYYGAMPSSEVLRRYGYVTPEYRRYDEVEVSRETVAKALATATGMSPSDLTAMGVEIDTEENEEPFIIERESGAPNEEGRLVEEAKLSEFPELEEELRDALKIIRKHKPEAVADKRKRDEIANTVLIQILSDKLAEFPTSVQEDEALLQKSDLTSRHRMAVEVRLGEKVLLEEALAMVRRRGEAATQGGEERPAKRVKSRA from the exons ATGGGAGACTTCAAAGCTGCGACAGATCACTTTTTAAATTGGTTCAAATCGGTCGGTGGTGAATTCAGAGATGACCTCGTCGAAATTCAAGACTTGAGGTCTCAAGGCGCAGGTAGAGGCATTG TGGCAACCAAAGATATACCGCAAGACTGTACTCTGTTCACGATTCCCCGGTCTGCGATTATCAATGTTGAAACCTCAGACCTTCCAAAGAAATTGCCAAAGGTCTTCGAGACTGCAttcgaagaagaggaggaagacaCAGAGCCACTCGACCCCTGGGAATCTTTGATCTTGATCCTATTATACGAGCACCTGCAAGGTGATGCGTCTCGCTGGAAGCCTTACCTGGATGTCCTACCGACCACCTTCGACACGCCCATGTTCTGGTCAGAAGCTGAACTCAAGGAGCTGAATGCGACCGTTCTAACGCAAGAGAAGATTGGAAAGCAAGCCAGTGATGAAAAACTGCGCTCTCGCATCGTCCCTGTAGTTTTACAGAACCCTTCGATCTTTTACCCCGCAGGCAGCAATCAGCTCAAAGAAGACGAATTGCTGAGCCTAGCGCATCGAATGGGCAGTACAATCATGGCATACGCATTTGACTTGGATAACAAAGAAGATGACTCTGAAGAGGATGAAGATGGCTGGGTGGTAGACACTGATGCGCAAACGATGCTGGGCATGGTGCCCATGGCCGACATCCTCAATGCCAACGCTGATTTCAAT GCCCATGTCAACCATGGCGATAACCTCGAGGTCACAAGCCTTCGCGCTGATGTCAAGACCGGGACCGAGATATTAAACTATTATGGAGCCATGCCCTCATCCGAGGTGCTGAGACGTTACGGATATGTCACACCGGAGTACCGTAGGTACGACGAAGTCGAGGTGTCTCGTGAGACTGTTGCAAAAGCCTTGGCCACCGCTACAGGCATGTCGCCATCTGATCTAACAGCAATG GGCGTCGAGATAGACACAGAAGAGAACGAGGAACCTTTCATCATCGAGCGGGAGTCGGGCGCACCCAATGAGGAGGGCCGTCTAGTGGAAGAAGCCAAGCTGAGTGAATTTCCAGAGCTCGAAGAAGAGCTGAGAGATGCTTTGAAGATCATTAGAAAGCACAAACCGGAAGCAGTCGCAGACAAGCGAAAACGGGATGAGATTGCGAACACAGTTCTGATCCAAATCCTGAGCGACAAGCTAGCCGAGTTTCCCACATCAGTACAAGAGGACGAAGCATTGTTGCAGAAATCTGACCTCACAAGTCGACACCGTATGGCTGTTGAGGTCAGGCTGGGAGAGAAAGTGCTTCTTGAAGAAGCTCTCGCCATGGTGAGAAGAAGGGGTGAGGCAGCTACCCAGGGAGGTGAAGAACGCCCAGCAAAGAGGGTCAAGAGCCGGGCATAA
- a CDS encoding RING-type E3 ubiquitin transferase, producing the protein MPNRIPEFQIFNFLAENTVGLQLTQVSVAGAESECPVCHHPYADQPQDCVHPDLPEDEDEYPVQIHNRGRCKHIFGRRCLEHHIRGGNPWSHTCPLCRTEWFPAPNAARRQMLGDIESTLNHLASLDLEGEQARRELGEAELALERIREALYESRWI; encoded by the coding sequence ATGCCCAATCGTATCCCCGAGTTCCAAATCTTCAACTTCCTCGCTGAAAACACGGTGGGTTTGCAGCTCACTCAAGTCTCTGTTGCGGGCGCGGAAAGCGAGTGCCCCGTCTGCCATCACCCCTACGCTGATCAACCGCAGGACTGCGTGCACCCAGACCTGCCTGAAGACGAAGATGAATATCCCGTACAAATCCACAATCGCGGTCGATGCAAGCACATCTTCGGTCGCCGCTGTCTAGAACATCACATACGTGGTGGTAATCCGTGGAGCCATACCTGTCCCTTGTGTCGAACGGAGTGGTTCCCTGCGCCAAACGCTGCAAGGCGCCAGATGCTGGGTGATATCGAATCGACGTTGAACCACCTGGCGTCGTTGGACCTGGAGGGTGAGCAAGCGAGGCGCGAGCTGGGAGAGGCGGAGCTGGCTTTGGAAAGGATCAGGGAAGCACTGTATGAGTCGCGGTGGATATGA